The following are encoded in a window of Amblyraja radiata isolate CabotCenter1 chromosome 7, sAmbRad1.1.pri, whole genome shotgun sequence genomic DNA:
- the LOC116975647 gene encoding C-X-C chemokine receptor type 2-like codes for MKTITAVVYSLVCLLAVTGNVLVLVVILHNRRSISSTDVYLLHLATADLLFALTLPFWAVDAVSPWVFGDAMCKVINMLQEVNFYSGILLLACISVDRYLAIVRSVQSHGRKRPWVVKLVCAIVWLVALLLSSPVLYKEVFYDYEFGRSVCNEEHDGDFGKPWKLGIKVCRLVIGFLLPLATMVFCYSVTVWKLCQTKGFQKQKAMKIIIAVVLAFLACWLPYHLTMVVDTLVRVEHIKVSCIQRDHLDRAVLATQCLAFLHSCINPILYAFIGVKFRSNLVKLLAHKGLIKRSEESQFNKSRSSSVAGQTCTTI; via the coding sequence ATGAAGACCATCACGGCGGTGGTCTACAGCCTGGTGTGTCTCTTGGCCGTGACGGGGAATGTACTGGTGTTGGTGGTCATCCTTCACAACCGCCGCTCCATCTCATCCACGGATGTCTACCTGCTCCATCTGGCCACGGCCGACCTGCTCTTTGCCCTCACCCTGCCCTTCTGGGCAGTGGACGCCGTGTCTCCCTGGGTGTTTGGTGACGCCATGTGTAAGGTGATCAATATGTTGCAGGAGGTGAACTTTTACAGTGGCATCCTGCTGCTGGCCTGCATCAGCGTGGACCGCTACCTGGCCATTGTCCGCTCTGTCCAGTCGCACGGCCGCAAGAGGCCGTGGGTGGTCAAACTGGTGTGTGCCATCGTCTGGCTCGTGGCCCTGCTCCTGTCCTCGCCCGTTCTCTACAAAGAAGTGTTCTACGACTATGAATTTGGCCGGTCCGTCTGTAACGAGGAACACGATGGTGATTTTGGCAAACCGTGGAAACTGGGCATCAAAGTTTGTCGCCTGGTCATCGGCTTCCTCTTGCCGCTGGCCACCATGGTCTTCTGCTACTCCGTCACTGTGTGGAAACTGTGCCAGACCAAGGGCTTCCAGAAGCAGAAAGCCATGAAGATCATCATCGCGGTGGTGCTGGCCTTCCTGGCATGCTGGCTGCCCTACCATCTAACCATGGTTGTGGACACGCTGGTGAGAGTCGAACACATCAAAGTCTCCTGCATCCAACGTGACCACTTGGACAGGGCCGTGCTGGCCACCCAGTGCTTGGCCTTTCTTCACAGCTGCATCAACCCAATCCTCTACGCCTTCATCGGGGTGAAGTTCAGGAGCAACCTGGTCAAACTCCTGGCTCATAAAGGCCTCATAAAGAGAAGCGAAGAATCCCAATTCAATAAATCACGCTCATCCTCAGTCGCTGGGCAGACATGTACCACCATTTAG